In the Pedosphaera parvula Ellin514 genome, one interval contains:
- a CDS encoding NHL repeat containing protein: MNAIDQANRVMWKKSLFPALSKPTAVLPALACALLLTSSSTGWSQPLNFYTLAGYAGRGSANGISSSVQFKAPQAIAIDISNNVFVADTENHVIRKISCTGIITTLAGSLGTHGSRDGSGTNALFFRPAGIAVDASGNVLVADTGNNTVRKITATGDVTTFAGSAGNYGSTDNLGTNALFYRPTGIAIDNFNNIFVADTGNNTIRKITPSGNVNTMAGSAGVYGNLDNSGANALFSGPQGLTVDSSGNLYVVDTGNGTIRKITSSGVVTTFAGSAGNYGATNGIGANALFYAPQGITIDLFGCVYVADTGNHTIRKITSDGTVTTLAGLAGNYGSADSVNSSASFWNPQGITSDATGNLYIADTGNNTIRTITPGGSVTTFAGLPSIGSADGLSSDARFRFPQAVAVDAATNVYVADTANQTIRKISPSGLVCTLAGSIGHPGSVNNIGTNALFSGPQGITVDGVGNIYVADTLNHIIRRITPDGAATTFAGSAGVSGTANGTNTDAQFYAPQGLAVDGTGNVFVADTFNNLIRKITPGGAVTTLAGNFENFGSSDGTNSNARFYWPSGVAVDNAGNVFVADYMNHTIRELIPSGTNWIVNTVAGLAGFWGSIDGTNTSARFFQPRSLSVDASGALYVADSGNHAIRKITPSGTNWVVTTVAGLAGAAGSVDGTGINAEFSHPAGISLTSAGIVYVADSDNNTIRFDGSVPSTLINNLVVIPQFTSALIKWDTLIPTTSQIMYGPTPAYANLSSLNSTLRTNHSFLVTGLTTNTLYYFQAVCSSTTNQFFAVGSFSTLDNEIIVQSHDASYSGNWLTNSGAQDEYGYSYRYASTTTGADTAEAFFTPAISVPGYYDIYIWYSAASNRSTNAQFLASSPNGTLLTKVNQASNGGGWRLLAAGQYCASGTNNFVRIGNGTGETGRLVIADAVRWVYRPNQDSPANGTVPAWWSAFYFGTNGVNGSALAANGRTFFEDYLIGIAPNDPDTHLEFNISPMNPGFLVTFSPWEGGRTYQLASATNLSNPVWTVLPALPVTQNTYGEGLITYTNHSGSHTFYRLTVSPSP; encoded by the coding sequence ATGAACGCCATCGATCAGGCAAACCGAGTTATGTGGAAGAAATCACTTTTTCCTGCTCTGAGCAAACCCACTGCAGTCCTGCCTGCGCTCGCCTGTGCTCTTTTGCTGACCTCTTCGTCCACTGGGTGGTCGCAGCCACTGAACTTTTACACGCTCGCCGGCTATGCTGGCCGAGGGAGCGCGAACGGCATTTCCTCAAGTGTGCAATTTAAGGCTCCCCAAGCCATTGCCATCGATATTTCAAACAATGTCTTTGTTGCCGATACGGAAAATCATGTTATCCGCAAGATTTCTTGTACCGGTATCATCACTACTCTTGCCGGTTCTTTGGGAACTCATGGCAGTCGGGATGGTTCCGGAACGAACGCTCTTTTTTTCCGTCCGGCAGGAATTGCCGTGGACGCCTCCGGCAACGTCCTTGTGGCCGACACTGGGAACAACACTGTCCGTAAGATCACCGCGACTGGCGATGTCACCACCTTCGCCGGATCTGCGGGCAATTATGGTAGCACCGACAACCTCGGCACCAATGCCCTCTTTTATCGCCCCACGGGAATCGCCATCGACAACTTCAACAACATTTTCGTTGCCGACACTGGAAACAACACCATCCGTAAAATCACTCCGTCTGGCAATGTCAACACCATGGCTGGATCTGCGGGCGTTTACGGCAACCTCGATAACTCTGGCGCCAATGCTTTATTCAGTGGACCTCAGGGATTGACAGTTGATAGTTCCGGGAATCTATATGTGGTCGACACCGGCAACGGAACCATCCGCAAAATCACCTCCAGTGGAGTGGTCACCACCTTCGCTGGTTCGGCAGGCAATTATGGCGCCACGAATGGCATCGGCGCAAACGCACTCTTTTATGCTCCGCAAGGAATCACCATCGACCTCTTCGGCTGCGTTTATGTCGCTGATACTGGCAATCACACGATTCGCAAAATTACCTCAGACGGAACCGTCACAACTCTGGCCGGACTGGCCGGAAACTACGGCAGTGCCGATTCTGTGAACAGCAGTGCCAGTTTCTGGAACCCTCAGGGAATCACCTCGGACGCCACCGGCAATCTCTACATTGCTGATACTGGCAACAATACAATCCGCACGATCACCCCTGGCGGATCAGTAACCACCTTCGCCGGTTTACCCTCCATCGGCAGTGCCGATGGTCTCTCTTCCGACGCACGCTTCAGATTCCCGCAGGCAGTTGCAGTGGATGCGGCCACGAATGTTTATGTAGCGGATACTGCCAATCAGACCATCCGCAAAATCTCTCCTTCAGGTCTCGTGTGCACGCTCGCCGGTTCGATCGGACATCCCGGCAGCGTAAATAACATCGGCACGAATGCGCTTTTTTCCGGTCCTCAAGGGATCACGGTCGACGGAGTGGGAAATATCTATGTGGCTGATACGCTCAATCACATTATTCGTAGAATCACTCCTGACGGTGCTGCAACCACGTTCGCTGGCTCGGCTGGAGTTTCTGGAACGGCCAATGGCACCAACACCGATGCACAATTTTACGCCCCTCAAGGACTCGCCGTGGATGGCACAGGTAACGTCTTCGTTGCCGACACCTTTAACAATCTAATTCGCAAAATTACTCCCGGCGGTGCAGTCACCACATTGGCTGGCAACTTTGAAAACTTCGGCAGTTCCGATGGCACGAACAGCAACGCTCGATTCTACTGGCCTTCGGGAGTCGCGGTCGATAACGCGGGGAATGTGTTCGTGGCCGATTACATGAATCACACCATCCGCGAATTGATCCCTTCCGGCACCAATTGGATCGTCAATACCGTGGCCGGCTTGGCTGGCTTCTGGGGAAGCATTGACGGCACGAACACCAGCGCCCGCTTCTTCCAACCGCGAAGCCTTTCCGTTGATGCATCAGGAGCACTCTATGTCGCCGACTCCGGCAACCATGCCATTCGGAAGATTACCCCTTCGGGAACCAATTGGGTCGTAACCACTGTGGCCGGTCTGGCGGGAGCTGCGGGTAGCGTGGATGGCACGGGAATCAATGCCGAATTTTCCCATCCCGCAGGCATCAGCTTGACCAGCGCAGGGATTGTTTATGTCGCCGACTCGGATAATAATACGATTCGTTTTGATGGCTCCGTGCCTTCCACATTGATAAACAATCTCGTGGTAATTCCGCAGTTCACCAGCGCCCTGATCAAGTGGGACACTCTCATCCCAACCACCTCGCAAATCATGTATGGTCCCACGCCCGCTTATGCCAATCTCTCTTCGCTGAATTCAACCCTGCGCACCAACCATTCCTTCCTGGTCACAGGCCTGACAACCAACACCCTTTATTACTTCCAGGCAGTGTGTTCTTCCACCACGAACCAATTTTTCGCCGTTGGCTCGTTCTCCACTCTCGATAATGAAATCATCGTGCAAAGTCACGATGCCTCCTACTCGGGTAACTGGTTGACGAATTCAGGCGCTCAGGATGAGTATGGATATTCCTACAGATATGCCTCCACTACCACCGGTGCGGACACTGCTGAGGCTTTCTTTACTCCCGCAATTTCGGTGCCTGGATACTATGACATCTACATTTGGTACTCAGCAGCCAGCAATCGTTCGACCAATGCTCAGTTCCTGGCCTCATCTCCCAACGGAACGCTACTGACCAAGGTCAATCAGGCCTCGAATGGTGGCGGTTGGAGATTGCTGGCGGCGGGCCAATACTGCGCTTCGGGCACCAACAACTTCGTCCGCATCGGCAACGGCACTGGTGAAACCGGCAGGCTGGTCATCGCCGATGCTGTGCGATGGGTCTACCGTCCGAACCAGGACTCACCGGCCAATGGAACCGTGCCCGCCTGGTGGTCGGCTTTCTATTTTGGCACCAACGGTGTAAATGGTTCGGCTCTTGCGGCCAACGGTCGGACCTTCTTCGAGGATTATCTCATCGGCATCGCACCCAACGATCCAGATACACATCTTGAATTTAATATCTCTCCCATGAATCCCGGATTTCTGGTGACCTTCAGTCCGTGGGAGGGAGGTCGCACTTATCAACTCGCAAGCGCCACCAACCTGAGCAATCCAGTCTGGACAGTCCTTCCAGCCTTGCCTGTGACGCAGAATACTTACGGCGAAGGCCTCATCACTTATACCAACCACAGCGGTTCGCACACATTTTATCGCCTGACAGTCAGTCCTTCCCCCTGA
- a CDS encoding DUF6717 family protein has product MNAISVIYPYRYQGMWVFDDPDVGLRREPFVAGIDTMIDRLVQNIPNAGKGFRLLFSPTPFPGYTVKLEWRREEYSGNWYWSPDYQMEGWLCPVLFKYFTEAPKELYGRAEPKS; this is encoded by the coding sequence ATGAATGCCATCTCTGTGATTTATCCTTACAGATATCAAGGCATGTGGGTGTTCGATGACCCGGATGTTGGCCTGCGTCGCGAACCATTCGTTGCTGGCATCGATACCATGATCGACCGCCTGGTTCAGAACATCCCGAACGCCGGGAAAGGTTTTCGCCTTTTGTTTTCGCCAACACCGTTTCCGGGCTACACTGTCAAACTGGAATGGCGGCGTGAAGAGTATAGCGGCAATTGGTATTGGTCCCCTGATTATCAGATGGAAGGCTGGCTTTGCCCCGTGCTCTTCAAATATTTTACGGAAGCCCCGAAGGAGCTCTACGGTCGCGCTGAGCCGAAATCATGA
- a CDS encoding Ig-like domain-containing protein, with the protein MHLNINRVLSRLVMLAAAVSLGDRLSAQQLFFTTSSSIAANDRVTRINVSGPNSAAIVYSGAAAFSNPNGVAVDAVAGKIFFADGNGTNCIRAANLNGTGPVTNLVNVGINISGLALDPGNQKIYFTTSSSIATNARVMRVNYDGTGLTTLYSGPGSLSNPSGIAVDAGIGKMFVTDANSVKEANLNGTGALTNLYTAGINVTGVALDSVGQKVYLTYASGGSPAKIGRVNYNGTGVTVLFTASTYLANPTGLALDVAAGKMYIADGLGGNGVQVANLDGSGTPASLYAAGIHVSGVSAVQNLLTIAGAVTNQATLDTASLSPFSNVTITDYNASALTVTVQLDNVAKGTFTALGGFLSLGSGSYSFSGTGAAVTTAIRQMVFKPAQGRVARGLTETSFFKVTANDGSLFVTNTTTTVVSTAANRPPVANADRFDHPAGQPMAVPVSSLLANDTDQDGDPLTVQSVDAASALGVAVSLSGTNVLYGASANLATDTFHYVINDAHGGTATGLVTITVSSASISLAGTNKVLNFTRTPNLTYRVQYNTNLLTTNWTTLASVVSDAVGHLSYTNLGPTEPMRFYRSITP; encoded by the coding sequence ATGCACCTGAATATAAACCGTGTGCTCTCACGTTTGGTTATGCTTGCTGCAGCTGTCTCGTTGGGCGACCGGCTTTCCGCGCAGCAATTGTTCTTCACCACATCCAGTTCCATTGCGGCAAACGACCGTGTCACGCGGATCAATGTGAGCGGACCAAACAGCGCAGCCATCGTGTATTCGGGAGCGGCAGCATTTAGCAATCCCAATGGTGTGGCGGTGGATGCCGTGGCGGGAAAGATATTTTTTGCGGATGGGAACGGCACGAATTGTATCCGGGCAGCCAATTTGAATGGCACAGGACCGGTGACAAATCTGGTTAACGTGGGTATCAATATTTCAGGTCTGGCATTGGACCCAGGCAATCAAAAAATTTATTTCACCACTTCCAGCAGCATTGCTACGAACGCCCGGGTGATGCGCGTGAATTATGATGGCACGGGTTTGACCACGCTGTATTCAGGACCTGGATCACTGAGTAATCCCAGCGGGATTGCCGTGGATGCGGGTATCGGAAAAATGTTCGTGACCGATGCGAATTCAGTTAAGGAAGCAAATTTGAACGGCACGGGGGCATTGACGAACCTATATACCGCCGGAATTAATGTCACCGGTGTGGCCCTCGATTCGGTTGGGCAGAAAGTCTATCTGACATATGCGTCAGGCGGGAGTCCGGCGAAGATTGGAAGGGTAAACTATAATGGCACTGGTGTAACGGTCTTGTTTACGGCGTCAACGTATCTTGCCAATCCCACGGGGCTGGCCCTGGATGTGGCCGCCGGAAAGATGTACATCGCCGACGGTCTGGGCGGCAATGGGGTTCAAGTGGCCAACCTGGACGGATCTGGCACTCCTGCAAGTTTGTATGCCGCAGGCATCCATGTGTCCGGAGTATCCGCCGTGCAAAACCTGTTGACAATCGCGGGAGCTGTGACGAATCAGGCCACATTGGATACGGCAAGCCTGAGTCCCTTCTCCAATGTCACCATTACAGATTATAATGCCTCCGCATTAACTGTTACGGTCCAGCTTGATAACGTGGCAAAAGGGACATTCACTGCTCTCGGTGGTTTCCTCTCACTCGGCTCCGGGTCTTATAGCTTTTCCGGGACCGGTGCCGCAGTCACCACGGCCATCCGACAAATGGTTTTTAAGCCAGCTCAAGGCCGTGTTGCGCGTGGACTGACTGAGACGTCATTCTTCAAAGTAACCGCCAATGATGGCTCGCTGTTCGTGACGAATACAACCACCACGGTGGTAAGCACGGCTGCAAATCGTCCGCCGGTGGCGAATGCGGATCGGTTTGATCATCCAGCAGGACAACCCATGGCCGTTCCGGTGAGCAGTTTGCTGGCGAATGACACGGATCAGGACGGGGATCCGTTGACTGTGCAATCGGTGGACGCGGCGAGCGCCCTTGGAGTGGCGGTGAGCTTGTCAGGCACCAATGTGCTTTATGGCGCATCGGCCAACCTGGCGACGGATACTTTCCATTATGTGATAAATGATGCGCATGGCGGTACGGCAACGGGGTTGGTGACAATCACGGTTTCCTCGGCCAGTATTTCACTCGCGGGGACGAACAAGGTGCTGAACTTTACCCGGACACCGAATCTTACTTATCGTGTCCAATATAACACCAATCTGCTCACTACGAATTGGACGACCCTGGCCTCGGTAGTCTCCGACGCGGTTGGACACCTCTCATATACAAACCTGGGACCGACAGAGCCAATGCGTTTTTATCGGTCGATAACGCCTTAG
- a CDS encoding phage tail protein, whose amino-acid sequence MATPYVSEIKMFAGSFPPQGWMLCQGQMLPIAQYEVLYALIGTTYGGDGQTTFALPDLRGRVPIHFGQSSGTSNYVQGGTQGVEQVTITSNQMPIHNHAVNCNSAGTNQALVATQTTPINNFPGTESTGAGIYETTSNSTMNAGMIGINASAQPHENRQPFLTVNFIIAFEGVFPSRS is encoded by the coding sequence ATGGCTACTCCCTATGTTTCGGAGATAAAAATGTTTGCGGGAAGCTTTCCTCCACAAGGATGGATGTTGTGTCAGGGGCAGATGCTACCCATTGCCCAGTATGAAGTTTTGTATGCCCTGATTGGCACTACTTACGGCGGGGATGGGCAGACTACTTTTGCGTTGCCCGACTTGCGGGGGCGCGTGCCGATTCATTTTGGACAAAGCAGCGGCACCAGTAATTATGTCCAGGGAGGAACACAGGGTGTGGAGCAGGTGACCATTACTTCCAACCAGATGCCGATCCACAATCATGCGGTGAATTGCAACAGTGCAGGGACCAACCAGGCATTGGTGGCCACGCAGACGACGCCGATCAATAATTTTCCCGGGACGGAAAGCACGGGGGCGGGGATATATGAGACAACCTCGAACAGCACGATGAATGCGGGGATGATTGGCATTAACGCAAGCGCCCAGCCACATGAAAATCGGCAGCCGTTTCTCACCGTGAATTTTATCATCGCCTTCGAGGGCGTTTTCCCAAGCCGGAGTTAA
- a CDS encoding phage tail protein, whose product MNPYVGEIRIFAGNFAPKNWALCNGQILAISSNTALFSIIGTYYGGNGTSTFALPNLQGRVPLSQGQGPGLSDYFIGESGGVETVTLTTLQMPPHTHPVNCNSAQGVQSQHGTKADPAGNFPATQSAGSGIYQATATAGANMNPQMIGTNGGGVAHENHQPYLALNFIICLYGVFPSRS is encoded by the coding sequence ATGAACCCGTATGTTGGAGAAATTCGGATTTTTGCAGGGAATTTTGCGCCAAAAAACTGGGCGCTGTGCAACGGGCAGATTTTGGCCATCAGTTCCAATACGGCGCTTTTTAGCATCATTGGCACTTATTATGGCGGCAATGGAACATCAACCTTTGCGTTGCCGAACCTGCAAGGGCGAGTGCCACTCTCCCAAGGACAGGGGCCTGGCCTGAGCGATTATTTCATTGGCGAATCAGGGGGGGTGGAAACGGTTACGCTCACCACTCTGCAAATGCCGCCGCACACCCATCCGGTAAATTGCAATAGCGCTCAAGGTGTCCAGTCCCAGCATGGCACCAAGGCGGATCCAGCGGGCAATTTCCCAGCAACGCAAAGCGCGGGTTCGGGTATTTATCAAGCCACAGCGACCGCCGGCGCTAATATGAATCCGCAAATGATTGGCACGAACGGCGGGGGGGTGGCGCACGAAAATCATCAGCCTTACCTGGCCTTGAATTTCATCATTTGTTTATACGGAGTTTTTCCATCCAGGTCTTAA
- a CDS encoding phage tail protein, which yields MGSPFIGEIRLMACNFAPKGWALCNGQMLSIAQNSALFSILGTYYGGDGIRTFALPNLQGRAALHMGQGTGLSNYVIGQTGGVESVALATNQLPLHNHAVACNTTGGAQADPSGNYPGLASSNSAGIYEATSNNTMAAGVIGNTGGSQAHENRQPSLTLNYVIALLGIYPSRS from the coding sequence ATGGGTAGTCCATTCATTGGTGAAATTAGACTTATGGCCTGCAATTTCGCTCCCAAAGGGTGGGCGCTTTGCAACGGCCAGATGCTGTCCATTGCCCAGAACTCAGCCCTGTTCAGCATTCTGGGCACATACTATGGAGGCGATGGAATAAGAACCTTCGCGTTGCCAAACCTGCAAGGGCGGGCGGCATTGCACATGGGCCAGGGGACTGGGTTGAGCAATTATGTAATAGGTCAGACGGGTGGTGTGGAATCGGTTGCGTTGGCTACCAATCAACTTCCACTGCACAATCACGCGGTGGCTTGCAACACAACAGGCGGTGCGCAAGCAGATCCCAGTGGTAATTATCCAGGATTAGCCAGCAGCAATTCGGCAGGTATTTACGAAGCGACGAGCAACAATACGATGGCTGCAGGGGTGATTGGTAATACAGGTGGGAGTCAGGCGCATGAGAATCGCCAACCCAGTTTAACTTTGAACTACGTCATCGCCCTGCTCGGAATTTACCCTTCAAGGTCTTAA
- a CDS encoding TIM barrel protein yields the protein MSSLISRRSALVKIAGGVALSASLSPLLAAESESLKTISKVRSVAGTKPALAELCKVALELGLPSVELQGPNDWTTLKESGLTCSLANGADLGKQRGFSQVEHHEKLIASYKQIIPQLSKAGLTNLICYSGARGELEAETALANSASGLKKLLKLAEKNRVTLYMELTNNDLNSKHYDPEYSTQYSRLAQRLGSEHFKILQEVYQLQTVPLSAVAAIRKYHPYLGYYYPAGLPKQAEFAKAAAVTTRDKMLQYNRAVRLAV from the coding sequence ATGAGCTCACTCATTTCGCGCCGTAGTGCCCTCGTTAAAATTGCCGGTGGCGTGGCTCTGTCTGCCAGCCTTTCCCCGTTGCTCGCCGCTGAAAGCGAAAGTCTCAAAACAATTTCGAAAGTTCGTTCCGTGGCAGGGACCAAACCCGCGCTCGCCGAATTATGCAAAGTCGCCTTGGAACTCGGCCTTCCCTCAGTTGAATTGCAAGGCCCCAATGATTGGACCACCCTTAAAGAATCCGGCCTCACTTGCTCCTTGGCCAACGGTGCCGATCTCGGAAAGCAACGCGGCTTCAGCCAGGTCGAACATCATGAAAAGTTGATTGCCAGCTATAAGCAAATTATTCCTCAACTCTCCAAAGCTGGCTTGACCAATCTCATTTGTTACTCTGGTGCTCGTGGCGAACTGGAAGCCGAAACCGCACTCGCCAATTCTGCCTCCGGACTCAAAAAACTCCTGAAGCTCGCTGAAAAAAACCGCGTCACTCTCTACATGGAGTTGACCAATAACGACCTCAATTCGAAGCATTACGATCCGGAGTATTCGACTCAATATTCCCGACTCGCACAACGGCTCGGTTCCGAACATTTCAAAATCCTCCAGGAAGTTTATCAACTCCAAACCGTGCCACTCAGCGCCGTAGCAGCCATTCGGAAATATCATCCGTATCTCGGCTACTATTATCCCGCCGGTTTGCCGAAACAGGCTGAATTTGCCAAAGCCGCAGCAGTCACGACCAGGGATAAAATGCTCCAGTACAACCGTGCTGTTAGACTTGCCGTCTAA
- a CDS encoding GNAT family N-acetyltransferase, which yields MTDISLRREVPEDEAFLFKLYCSTRAEEIAAWGWPPVQQNAFLKMQFNGQRHSYRSQFPEAEHHVILLQTDPIGRLLVSKNHVEFTLVDIALLPEQRNRGIGSALLRNLLAEATSSNRKVRLHVLKSNPAQNLYSRLGFSRVSEDGLYSQMEWIPEVSPAPLTQ from the coding sequence GTGACTGACATATCGCTCCGGCGCGAAGTTCCCGAAGACGAAGCTTTCCTATTCAAGTTATATTGCAGCACGCGCGCGGAGGAAATTGCTGCCTGGGGTTGGCCCCCTGTCCAACAGAACGCGTTTCTCAAAATGCAGTTCAACGGTCAACGGCATTCCTATCGTTCCCAATTTCCCGAAGCCGAACACCACGTCATTCTGCTCCAAACCGATCCTATCGGCCGATTGCTCGTTTCCAAAAACCATGTTGAGTTCACACTGGTTGATATCGCTCTTTTGCCGGAACAACGGAATCGCGGCATTGGCTCCGCGCTCTTGCGCAATCTTTTGGCTGAAGCAACCTCCTCCAATCGCAAAGTCCGTCTTCACGTTCTAAAATCCAATCCCGCACAAAACCTGTATTCCCGCCTCGGATTTTCAAGGGTCAGCGAGGATGGCCTTTATTCTCAGATGGAGTGGATACCAGAAGTCAGTCCTGCTCCGCTCACTCAATAA
- a CDS encoding Nif11-like leader peptide family natural product precursor gives MSRENFENFRRLVLADTALQERLRSVSDREAFRLLTVQIGKELGFDFTAEEVESALKDGQRAWIERWIQP, from the coding sequence ATGTCCCGCGAAAACTTCGAGAATTTTCGCCGACTCGTTTTGGCTGATACGGCGCTTCAGGAAAGATTGCGTTCAGTTTCCGATCGCGAAGCCTTCCGCCTCCTGACCGTCCAGATCGGCAAGGAACTCGGTTTCGATTTCACTGCCGAAGAAGTCGAATCCGCTCTTAAGGACGGCCAACGTGCCTGGATTGAAAGGTGGATACAACCATGA
- a CDS encoding sulfotransferase — translation MTASHLAGWTPIWIVPHPTGPQVDWCHLNGLRFTHPFFNDTIEHAVRHPFNLLFRQRTSIDLLGEMHATCPGLHPTGFIFHMSRCGSTLVSQMLAALPQNLVLSEAGPIDAILRAHLWNPKFDENQRILWLQWMVSALGQPQQARQKNFFIKFDSWNALDLPLIHKAFPDVPWIFVYREPVEVIVSNLKQLAGKMLPGAVPPSLLDCDLVTALLMSREEYCARALAKYCQNALTHHQQYPGLFINYTQLPDVVFSSITDHFKMHWSTSETEQMRKVTQFNVKDPSRQFVADTAAKTQAASDLVRRLADQWVRPLYDRLETVRQKQSSI, via the coding sequence ATGACCGCATCGCACCTGGCTGGCTGGACCCCGATCTGGATTGTGCCCCATCCGACCGGACCTCAAGTCGATTGGTGCCATCTAAACGGACTTCGTTTTACGCATCCATTCTTTAACGACACCATCGAGCACGCCGTCCGACATCCCTTCAATCTGCTCTTTCGCCAACGCACTTCCATTGACCTGCTTGGCGAAATGCACGCGACCTGTCCAGGCCTGCATCCCACCGGATTTATTTTTCACATGTCGCGTTGCGGCTCGACGCTCGTCTCTCAAATGCTCGCCGCTCTCCCCCAAAACCTCGTCCTTTCCGAGGCGGGCCCCATTGATGCCATTCTGCGCGCGCATCTGTGGAATCCGAAGTTCGATGAAAATCAACGCATCCTCTGGCTGCAATGGATGGTGAGTGCGCTCGGCCAGCCGCAACAAGCCCGCCAAAAGAATTTTTTTATAAAATTCGATAGTTGGAACGCTCTCGATCTGCCTCTCATTCACAAAGCCTTTCCCGATGTGCCCTGGATTTTTGTCTATCGCGAACCGGTGGAAGTCATCGTCTCCAACTTGAAACAACTCGCCGGCAAAATGCTCCCCGGTGCAGTGCCGCCATCCCTGCTTGATTGCGACCTGGTCACCGCTCTGCTAATGTCGCGCGAGGAATATTGCGCCCGCGCTCTCGCGAAATATTGCCAAAACGCTCTCACTCATCATCAACAATATCCCGGTCTTTTTATCAACTACACCCAGTTGCCTGACGTCGTTTTCTCCTCCATCACCGACCATTTTAAAATGCATTGGTCCACATCTGAAACCGAACAGATGCGCAAGGTAACTCAGTTCAATGTCAAAGATCCCTCGCGGCAATTTGTCGCGGATACCGCCGCCAAAACCCAGGCTGCGAGCGACCTTGTCCGTCGCCTGGCTGATCAATGGGTGCGCCCGTTGTACGACCGACTGGAAACCGTTCGCCAAAAGCAATCTTCCATCTGA